A part of Streptomyces sp. DSM 40750 genomic DNA contains:
- the pabB gene encoding aminodeoxychorismate synthase component I produces the protein MKTLLIDNYDSYTYNLFQLIAEVNGEEPVVVLNDAPEDGIPELREFDNVVVSPGPGHPSEPRDFGIAARVIAEATIPVLGVCLGHQGIAVGERADVEPAPWPRHGHLSTVRHDGRDLFRGLPQNFGVVRYHSLSVREPLPPTLEATAWSEDGVLMGLRHRERPLWGVQFHPESVLTDHGHRLLVNFRTLTAERAGSPRTRNTAVIPLAGAIPRPRRAPGPAYRLHTRRIAGAVDAEAAFTRMYADAPHAFWLDSSRIEPGLSRFSFFGDGSGPLSEFVRYDVDSGLCEIERAGRPTRRVQASVFDYLKRQLASRKVDATGLPFDFTGGYVGYFGYELKADSGSPNRHTAETPDACWLFADRLIAVDHEEGFTYAVCLSEDTPAAAREAGDWLDTALAQLTFVSSDATVPLRPGTPPYPRAAEPWLVRDRATYLADIEACKAELNAGTSYEVCLTNAVRLPAPYDPYDFYRVLRRINPAPYAAFLRFGDLDIAGSSPERFLRITRDGVAEAKPIKGTAPRGGTQEEDDRLRDELAADAKTRAENLMIVDLLRNDLGRVSRTGSVKVTRLMATETYATVHQLVSTVEGKLREGTDAVDCVRACFPGGSMTGAPKLRTMEIIDSLESEARGVYSGALGYLGCSGGADLDIVIRTAVFQGGRMHLGAGGAIVLDSDPAAEYDEMLLKTAALMRAHREHASAPAVTEEPTR, from the coding sequence GTGAAGACCCTGCTCATCGACAATTATGACTCGTACACGTACAACCTGTTCCAGCTGATCGCCGAGGTCAACGGCGAGGAGCCGGTGGTGGTGCTCAACGACGCCCCGGAGGACGGCATTCCGGAGCTGCGGGAATTCGACAACGTGGTGGTGTCGCCGGGACCCGGCCACCCTTCCGAACCACGCGACTTCGGCATCGCCGCCCGGGTGATCGCCGAGGCCACGATCCCCGTGCTGGGCGTCTGCCTGGGGCATCAGGGCATCGCGGTGGGGGAGCGGGCCGATGTCGAGCCGGCCCCGTGGCCCCGCCACGGGCACCTGTCGACGGTCCGGCACGACGGCCGCGACCTGTTTCGAGGCCTGCCGCAGAACTTCGGCGTCGTCCGCTACCACTCGCTGTCCGTGCGCGAGCCGCTGCCGCCGACCCTGGAGGCCACCGCCTGGTCCGAGGACGGCGTCCTCATGGGCCTGCGCCACCGCGAACGGCCGCTGTGGGGCGTCCAGTTCCACCCCGAGTCCGTCCTCACCGACCATGGCCACCGACTGCTGGTCAACTTCCGCACCCTCACGGCGGAACGGGCCGGCAGCCCGCGCACCAGGAACACCGCGGTCATCCCCCTCGCCGGCGCGATCCCGCGCCCCCGGCGCGCCCCCGGCCCCGCCTACCGGCTGCACACCCGCCGTATCGCCGGCGCCGTCGACGCCGAGGCCGCCTTCACCCGCATGTACGCCGACGCGCCGCACGCGTTCTGGCTGGACAGCTCCCGTATCGAGCCGGGTCTGTCGCGGTTCTCGTTCTTCGGCGACGGCAGCGGTCCGCTCTCCGAATTCGTCCGCTACGACGTCGACAGCGGCCTGTGCGAGATCGAGCGGGCGGGGCGGCCCACCCGCAGGGTCCAGGCGAGCGTCTTCGACTATCTGAAGCGGCAACTGGCGAGCCGCAAGGTCGACGCGACGGGCCTGCCGTTCGACTTCACCGGCGGCTACGTCGGCTACTTCGGCTACGAACTCAAGGCCGACAGCGGCTCCCCGAACCGGCACACCGCCGAAACCCCGGACGCCTGCTGGCTGTTCGCGGACCGGCTGATCGCCGTGGACCACGAGGAGGGCTTCACCTACGCGGTCTGCCTGTCCGAGGACACCCCGGCCGCGGCCCGCGAGGCCGGCGACTGGCTCGACACCGCGCTGGCACAGCTGACCTTCGTCTCCTCGGACGCCACGGTCCCCCTCCGGCCGGGCACGCCTCCCTACCCGCGCGCCGCCGAGCCCTGGCTCGTCCGCGACCGCGCCACCTACCTCGCCGACATCGAGGCCTGCAAGGCGGAGCTGAACGCGGGCACGAGCTACGAGGTCTGTCTGACCAACGCGGTCCGGTTACCCGCGCCGTACGACCCGTACGACTTCTACCGGGTGCTCCGCCGGATCAACCCGGCCCCGTACGCCGCCTTCCTCAGGTTCGGCGACCTCGACATCGCGGGCTCGTCCCCCGAGCGCTTCCTGCGGATCACCCGCGACGGCGTCGCCGAGGCCAAGCCCATCAAGGGCACCGCGCCCCGGGGCGGCACCCAGGAGGAGGACGACCGGCTGCGCGACGAACTGGCCGCGGACGCCAAGACGCGTGCCGAGAACCTGATGATCGTCGACCTGCTCCGCAACGACCTGGGCCGGGTCTCCCGGACCGGCTCCGTGAAGGTCACACGTCTGATGGCCACCGAGACGTACGCCACCGTGCACCAACTGGTCTCCACCGTCGAGGGCAAGCTGCGCGAGGGCACCGACGCCGTCGACTGCGTCCGGGCCTGCTTCCCGGGCGGATCGATGACCGGGGCACCCAAGCTCCGCACGATGGAGATCATCGACTCGCTGGAGAGCGAGGCACGGGGCGTGTACTCCGGGGCGCTCGGCTACCTCGGATGCAGTGGCGGCGCGGACCTCGACATCGTCATCCGTACCGCCGTGTTCCAGGGCGGCCGTATGCATTTGGGGGCGGGCGGCGCGATCGTCCTCGACTCCGATCCGGCCGCCGAGTACGACGAGATGCTGCTGAAGACCGCGGCACTGATGCGGGCCCACCGGGAGCACGCCTCCGCCCCGGCCGTCACCGAGGAGCCGACGCGATGA
- a CDS encoding benzoate-CoA ligase family protein, producing the protein MTITTTSQPTRLQADAGAPGNLAAHLTALAERRGWSDRPAFHQGHRAYSHGEIHDLAARAATVLTDHGVRPGDRVLLALPDSVTWVTTFLALARLGAVAVLVNPELTPPELQFMAMDTEAVLWVTGPGLDNFVPAPRKGGAAPPRGRDQPPTARTVNTAVPAQRLGADQLMALSTTATPMEAAHPVDAHSPLYIQYTSGTTGHPKGVVHVHGDPRTYHDLIGRRLLRITPDDVTLSVSRLYFAYGFGNALVFPLFSGSSAVLADRRPTPATVDELVARHRVTLLYSVPSAYAALVTDRANGHEDCFASVRAAVSAGEGMPAGLGKQVTELLGAPVLEQIGSTEAGHAFCANSFDHNHPGTVGRPVPGFEVELRDRVGNPVPEGETGELWVRGPTVTPGYLNRPEETERALVGGWLNTRDRARREPDGTYRHLGRADDMEMVGGITVSPLEVEALLRTHRGVRDVAVAAVTDERGASRLRAFVIPVPPIAVGLEAELICMARDNLAAFKVPRSVSFVPTLPRTATGKLRRHLVRQGAW; encoded by the coding sequence ATGACGATCACCACGACGTCCCAGCCCACCCGGCTCCAGGCCGACGCCGGCGCCCCCGGCAACCTCGCGGCCCATCTCACCGCCCTCGCCGAGCGGCGCGGCTGGTCCGACCGCCCGGCCTTCCACCAGGGCCACCGGGCCTACTCCCACGGCGAGATCCACGACCTCGCCGCCCGCGCCGCCACCGTCCTCACCGACCACGGAGTCCGCCCCGGCGACCGGGTCCTGCTGGCCCTGCCGGACTCCGTCACCTGGGTCACCACGTTCCTCGCCCTCGCCCGCCTCGGCGCGGTGGCGGTCCTGGTCAATCCCGAACTCACCCCGCCCGAACTCCAGTTCATGGCCATGGACACGGAGGCGGTCCTCTGGGTGACAGGACCGGGCCTGGACAACTTCGTCCCGGCGCCCCGAAAGGGCGGGGCTGCTCCGCCGCGCGGGCGCGACCAGCCCCCTACGGCCCGCACCGTGAACACGGCCGTCCCGGCGCAGCGCCTCGGTGCCGACCAACTGATGGCTCTGAGTACCACGGCCACGCCCATGGAGGCCGCTCACCCGGTCGACGCCCACAGCCCCCTCTACATCCAGTACACCTCGGGAACGACCGGCCACCCCAAGGGCGTCGTACACGTCCACGGCGACCCCAGGACGTACCACGACCTCATCGGCCGCCGACTGCTCCGCATCACCCCGGACGACGTCACCCTGTCCGTCTCCCGGCTGTACTTCGCCTACGGCTTCGGCAACGCCCTGGTCTTCCCGCTCTTCTCCGGCTCCTCCGCCGTCCTCGCCGACCGCCGCCCCACCCCGGCCACCGTGGACGAACTCGTCGCCCGCCACCGCGTGACCCTCCTCTACTCGGTGCCGTCGGCCTACGCCGCCCTGGTCACCGACCGCGCCAACGGGCACGAGGACTGCTTCGCCTCGGTACGCGCCGCCGTGTCGGCCGGCGAGGGCATGCCCGCCGGACTCGGCAAGCAGGTCACCGAGCTGCTCGGCGCCCCCGTCCTCGAACAGATCGGCTCCACCGAGGCCGGCCACGCCTTCTGCGCCAACAGTTTCGACCACAACCACCCCGGCACGGTGGGCCGCCCCGTACCCGGCTTCGAGGTCGAACTCCGCGACCGCGTCGGCAATCCGGTACCGGAAGGCGAGACGGGCGAACTCTGGGTGCGCGGCCCGACGGTGACCCCGGGCTACCTCAACCGGCCCGAGGAGACCGAGCGCGCCCTCGTCGGCGGCTGGCTCAACACCCGGGACCGGGCCCGCCGTGAACCGGACGGCACCTACCGGCATCTGGGCCGGGCCGACGACATGGAGATGGTCGGCGGCATCACGGTCTCCCCGCTGGAGGTGGAGGCCCTGCTGCGCACCCACCGCGGGGTCCGGGACGTCGCCGTCGCCGCCGTCACCGACGAGCGCGGCGCCAGCAGACTACGGGCCTTCGTCATCCCCGTCCCGCCCATCGCGGTGGGCCTGGAGGCCGAACTGATCTGCATGGCCCGCGACAACCTCGCCGCCTTCAAGGTCCCCCGCAGTGTGAGCTTCGTGCCCACGCTGCCCCGCACCGCGACCGGCAAGCTCCGCCGGCACCTCGTCCGCCAAGGGGCGTGGTGA
- a CDS encoding class I adenylate-forming enzyme family protein: MRDQLQADRQPALAGRGFYLGSMLREAADRHGHVFVTLDRPLDVNPGLGTDLAYTTLAEVVDELSGRLWEAGVRPSEEVVVHKTDNVDIVLLTCAVSRIGAVPVLLSPGLAGPVVGQLLERLHKPWLITDRAKLEGALQDLGLSGLVRRTLSVDDAPGAEPLEKYAGAATPAAVRLHPRDPSLITHSSGTTGLPKLAVHCPNTMWNRLVPQKAMGWPTRGETAALHMSFVHSRFYHLLGVLLHFGSPLVLITDPEPANVGPLLARHRPGIVETHPNTFVLWEELADAPGAPLSRVRSYGSTFDAIHPRTVQRLLDASKRRSPWLIQLYGQSETGPVAFQWFTRRSAARADGRRVGIGLPGFTRVRVADDAGRRVAPGTAGRIEARTRGRILTYLGARERYLRQLDSGWWQMGDMGYQSRWGALYLIDREIDQIDSVHSNLEVEDTLMSRLEELREVVIVPGVDREPVPVVCVRGERPLDLRRWREATADLPTMAEPRQWRFEDLPMTSTWKVKRVEITRMLTESTRA, from the coding sequence ATGCGTGACCAGCTTCAGGCCGACCGGCAGCCCGCACTCGCCGGCCGTGGCTTCTACCTGGGCTCGATGCTCAGAGAGGCCGCCGACCGCCACGGACATGTCTTCGTCACCCTGGACCGGCCCCTCGACGTCAACCCCGGCCTCGGGACCGACCTCGCCTACACCACCCTCGCCGAGGTGGTCGACGAACTCTCCGGCCGCCTCTGGGAAGCGGGCGTCCGCCCCTCCGAGGAAGTGGTCGTCCACAAGACCGACAACGTCGACATCGTGCTGCTGACCTGCGCGGTCTCCCGCATCGGCGCTGTGCCGGTCCTCCTCTCGCCCGGCCTCGCGGGCCCGGTGGTCGGACAGCTCCTCGAACGCCTCCACAAGCCCTGGCTGATCACCGACCGGGCCAAGCTCGAAGGCGCCCTCCAGGACCTCGGACTCTCCGGCCTCGTACGGCGCACCCTCTCCGTCGACGACGCCCCCGGAGCCGAGCCACTGGAGAAGTACGCGGGCGCCGCGACCCCGGCCGCCGTCCGCCTCCACCCCCGCGACCCCTCCCTCATCACCCACAGCTCGGGCACCACCGGCCTCCCCAAGCTCGCCGTGCACTGCCCGAACACCATGTGGAACCGGCTCGTCCCGCAGAAGGCCATGGGCTGGCCCACGCGCGGCGAGACCGCCGCCCTGCACATGTCGTTCGTGCACTCGCGCTTCTACCATCTGCTCGGCGTCCTGCTGCACTTCGGCAGCCCGCTGGTCCTCATCACCGACCCGGAACCGGCGAACGTGGGCCCGCTCCTGGCCCGCCACCGCCCCGGCATCGTCGAGACCCACCCCAACACCTTCGTCCTGTGGGAGGAGTTGGCCGACGCCCCCGGAGCACCGCTGTCCCGCGTCCGCTCGTACGGCTCGACCTTCGACGCCATCCACCCCCGGACCGTGCAGCGGCTCCTCGACGCGTCCAAGCGGCGCTCGCCGTGGCTCATCCAGCTGTACGGGCAGAGCGAGACCGGCCCGGTCGCCTTCCAGTGGTTCACCCGCCGCAGCGCCGCCCGCGCCGACGGCCGCAGGGTCGGCATCGGCCTCCCCGGCTTCACCCGCGTCCGCGTCGCCGACGACGCCGGGCGGCGGGTCGCCCCCGGCACCGCCGGCCGCATCGAGGCCCGTACCCGGGGCCGCATCCTCACCTACCTCGGCGCGCGCGAGCGCTATCTGCGCCAACTCGACAGCGGCTGGTGGCAGATGGGCGACATGGGCTACCAGAGCCGCTGGGGCGCCCTCTACCTCATCGACCGCGAGATCGACCAGATCGACTCCGTGCACAGCAACCTGGAGGTCGAGGACACCCTGATGTCCCGCTTGGAGGAGCTGCGCGAGGTCGTCATCGTCCCCGGCGTCGACCGCGAACCCGTACCCGTGGTGTGCGTACGCGGTGAACGCCCCCTGGACCTGCGGCGCTGGCGCGAGGCCACGGCCGATCTGCCGACCATGGCGGAGCCCAGGCAGTGGCGGTTCGAGGACCTGCCGATGACCTCCACCTGGAAGGTCAAGCGGGTCGAGATCACCCGCATGCTCACCGAGAGCACCCGCGCATGA
- a CDS encoding FAD-dependent monooxygenase encodes MTTPDPVLVVGAGPVGLSAALALRAHDLPVTLLEADPEGRERPGSRALFVHRETLDLLEGMHPGLAVEIAAYGRTWHTKRTLYRGREVYARTFPPPTGTPPFTSLRQVDTERFLLAACQDAGVEFVWGARITGVRTDPDAVTLTGEDGRTWTGTHAVAADGARSAVRHALGIPLEGTHGEGFHVVADVADIPGAELPLERVFHYEHPALGGRSVMRVPFTGGFQLDLQCRDDDATEEYGTKEAVRRWLPEVVGDGYGERILWVSTYRFLRKVAAVFTDPHRRVLLTGEAAHLFPPFGARGMNSGIADAAAAARAIADGTPAAVASFAEVRRSAGLFNSAAAGTALDHLRPRRRIVRVKQRAAAALAPVVPRCGAWLEHAPYGPRHGAPAVAGRKY; translated from the coding sequence ATGACGACCCCCGACCCCGTTCTCGTCGTGGGCGCCGGCCCCGTGGGCCTCTCGGCGGCCCTCGCCCTGCGCGCCCACGACCTCCCCGTCACTCTGCTCGAAGCCGACCCCGAGGGCCGCGAACGCCCCGGTAGCCGCGCCCTGTTCGTGCACCGCGAGACCCTGGACCTCCTCGAAGGGATGCACCCGGGACTCGCGGTCGAGATCGCCGCGTACGGCCGGACCTGGCACACCAAGCGCACCCTGTACCGGGGCCGCGAGGTGTACGCCCGGACCTTCCCGCCGCCCACCGGCACCCCGCCCTTCACCAGCCTCCGCCAGGTCGACACCGAGCGCTTCCTGCTCGCCGCCTGCCAGGACGCCGGCGTGGAGTTCGTGTGGGGCGCGCGGATCACCGGCGTACGGACCGACCCGGACGCAGTGACGCTCACCGGCGAGGACGGCCGTACCTGGACGGGCACCCACGCCGTCGCCGCCGACGGCGCCCGCTCGGCAGTACGGCACGCACTGGGCATCCCGCTGGAGGGCACCCACGGCGAGGGCTTCCACGTCGTCGCGGACGTCGCCGACATCCCCGGCGCCGAACTGCCCCTGGAGCGGGTCTTCCACTACGAGCACCCGGCGCTCGGCGGCCGCAGCGTCATGCGGGTGCCGTTCACCGGCGGCTTCCAGCTCGACCTCCAGTGCCGCGACGACGACGCGACGGAGGAGTACGGCACCAAGGAGGCCGTACGACGCTGGCTGCCGGAGGTCGTCGGCGACGGGTACGGCGAGCGCATCCTGTGGGTGTCCACCTACCGCTTCCTGCGCAAGGTCGCCGCGGTCTTCACCGACCCGCACCGCCGGGTGCTGCTGACCGGCGAGGCGGCCCACCTCTTCCCGCCGTTCGGGGCGCGCGGCATGAACAGCGGTATCGCGGACGCGGCCGCCGCGGCCCGCGCGATCGCCGACGGAACGCCCGCAGCGGTCGCCTCGTTCGCCGAGGTCCGGCGTTCGGCGGGCCTGTTCAACAGCGCCGCCGCCGGCACGGCCCTGGACCATCTGCGGCCCAGGCGCCGTATCGTCCGCGTCAAACAGCGGGCTGCGGCCGCCCTCGCCCCCGTGGTGCCCCGGTGCGGTGCCTGGCTGGAGCACGCGCCCTACGGACCCCGGCACGGCGCCCCGGCCGTCGCGGGCCGCAAGTACTGA
- a CDS encoding aminotransferase class IV, with product MTQPAIAEGLLTWSPEHGLVPGQAQGGRLLVADSWLLRDGRVRGFDRHRERFLRSCGECGAPPLGQVVDFWQDTTRALPRTGEWFPRVELAAGSLELRLLLRHAPPITADVRVWAAGQPDPRTVPRRKGPDLDALARVRRRASGADADEAVLIAPSGLVLEAANSSLVWWEDDTLCLPPPRLPLLAGVTMALVQERAARTGVRVAHRERSLAELDGREVWLVNALHGIRPVAAWTGRPMTPGPAVHAPEWRQWLDDLMEPLPDH from the coding sequence GTGACACAACCCGCCATCGCGGAAGGTCTGTTGACCTGGTCACCCGAACACGGCCTCGTCCCCGGCCAGGCCCAGGGCGGACGCCTTCTCGTCGCGGACTCGTGGCTGCTGCGCGACGGACGGGTGCGCGGCTTCGACCGGCACCGCGAACGGTTCCTGCGGTCCTGCGGCGAGTGCGGCGCACCGCCTCTGGGGCAGGTCGTCGACTTCTGGCAGGACACGACCCGCGCGCTGCCGCGCACAGGCGAGTGGTTCCCCCGGGTGGAACTCGCCGCCGGGTCCCTGGAGTTGAGGCTCCTGCTGCGGCACGCGCCGCCCATCACCGCCGATGTACGGGTGTGGGCGGCCGGCCAGCCCGACCCGCGTACCGTGCCCCGCCGCAAGGGTCCTGATCTGGACGCCCTGGCCCGCGTACGCAGACGGGCGTCCGGCGCGGACGCCGACGAGGCCGTACTCATCGCTCCCTCCGGCCTGGTGCTGGAGGCCGCCAACTCCAGCCTGGTCTGGTGGGAGGACGACACCCTCTGCCTGCCGCCGCCCCGCCTGCCCCTTCTCGCCGGAGTGACCATGGCCCTCGTCCAGGAGCGGGCCGCCCGCACCGGCGTCCGGGTCGCCCACCGCGAGCGTTCCCTGGCCGAGCTGGACGGCCGCGAGGTGTGGCTCGTCAACGCCCTCCATGGCATCCGCCCGGTCGCCGCCTGGACCGGCCGGCCGATGACTCCGGGCCCGGCCGTGCACGCCCCGGAATGGCGGCAATGGCTTGACGACCTGATGGAGCCACTGCCGGACCACTGA
- a CDS encoding carboxymuconolactone decarboxylase family protein, whose amino-acid sequence MSNSDSISRVALKKITPDVSGAMGSLHGAAVSAARDAKVEPEILELIRIRASQINGCAFCLDMHTKDARAQGETEQRIYALSAWRETPFFTARERAALALTEAVTLVHDGHVPDDVYATAAEVFDEEQIAALIWAATVINAYNRIAIATRMVPGAYQPVQK is encoded by the coding sequence ATGAGCAACAGCGATTCCATATCTCGTGTGGCCCTCAAGAAAATCACTCCCGATGTGTCCGGCGCGATGGGCTCCCTGCACGGCGCCGCCGTTTCCGCGGCGCGGGACGCGAAGGTCGAGCCCGAGATCCTCGAACTGATCAGAATTCGCGCCTCGCAGATCAACGGCTGCGCGTTCTGCCTGGACATGCACACCAAGGACGCCCGCGCGCAGGGCGAGACCGAGCAGCGGATCTACGCGCTCAGCGCCTGGCGCGAGACCCCCTTCTTCACCGCCCGCGAGCGCGCCGCCCTGGCGTTGACCGAGGCCGTAACCTTGGTGCATGACGGCCACGTGCCCGACGACGTCTACGCGACGGCCGCGGAGGTGTTCGACGAGGAGCAGATCGCGGCACTGATCTGGGCGGCCACCGTGATCAACGCGTACAACCGGATCGCGATCGCGACACGGATGGTGCCGGGCGCCTACCAGCCCGTGCAGAAGTAG
- a CDS encoding L,D-transpeptidase family protein: protein MGDIGRRGAVALTITGLLTPLTLALGTAPAQAASCTATTGPYQKQVEKFLGRPVDGKQSTADCKAIKAFQTKHGITPNIGYAGSVTWGVMDLMNKQKAVGKNPNKAGKCPVNKGRIACVNLTLQLSWIQDGKKLVYGPVPVRTGRNGYETRTGLKKVYWRNIDHVSSIYHVPMPYSQFFDGGQAFHSVGVSMWNPPGSHGCVNMTRTDAKKYWSLLKKGDDVYVYGRKPGT, encoded by the coding sequence ATGGGGGACATAGGCAGAAGAGGCGCAGTCGCACTCACCATCACCGGACTGCTGACACCGCTCACGCTCGCGTTGGGCACCGCGCCCGCGCAGGCGGCGAGTTGTACGGCGACGACCGGGCCGTACCAGAAGCAGGTGGAGAAGTTCCTCGGCCGACCGGTCGACGGCAAGCAGTCCACCGCCGACTGCAAGGCCATCAAGGCCTTCCAGACCAAGCACGGCATCACACCGAACATCGGCTACGCGGGATCCGTCACCTGGGGCGTGATGGACCTGATGAACAAGCAGAAGGCCGTCGGCAAGAACCCCAACAAGGCGGGCAAGTGCCCGGTGAACAAGGGCCGGATCGCCTGCGTGAACCTCACGCTCCAGCTGAGCTGGATCCAGGACGGCAAGAAGCTCGTGTACGGGCCCGTGCCGGTCCGCACCGGCCGGAACGGCTACGAGACCCGCACCGGCCTGAAGAAGGTCTACTGGCGGAACATCGACCACGTGTCGTCCATCTACCACGTGCCCATGCCCTACAGCCAGTTCTTCGACGGCGGCCAGGCCTTCCACTCCGTCGGCGTCAGCATGTGGAACCCGCCCGGCTCCCACGGCTGCGTCAACATGACCAGGACCGACGCCAAGAAGTACTGGTCGCTGTTGAAGAAGGGCGACGACGTCTACGTGTACGGCCGCAAGCCGGGCACCTGA
- a CDS encoding Gfo/Idh/MocA family protein, with amino-acid sequence MTFSLGIVGAGQFSGQFATLFQAHPGVGDVYVTDLLPERAEELAAAQGLAGTFPSYEAMLESPAVDAVAIFTQRWTHGPLVLQGLSAGKHVYSAVPMAISTEEIAAIIGAVRATGLTYMMGETSQYNPATVHARNQIAEGAFGRIFYAEGDYVHDMDLGFYEAYQYSGGENWKQTASYPPLLYPTHSVGGVLGAWQTHAVSVSAIGVVDGRGDGVFDKDVSQFGNDFSNATALFEVAGGGSFRTNEFRRVGYPSQIRESRFRFFGTDASMEQLATVAFWQDKKGVKDISELLEPKPTLAPDDPSLQHIAPDLRAAFTSGSAPVHDRSRLPREFDHLHNGHEGSHHFLVDDFVTAVNTRTLPSVNAWVAARYTLPGIVAHDSARQGGVRLEIPDFGDAPEA; translated from the coding sequence ATGACGTTCTCCCTCGGCATCGTCGGCGCCGGCCAGTTCTCCGGCCAGTTCGCCACGCTGTTCCAGGCGCACCCCGGCGTCGGCGACGTGTACGTCACCGATCTGCTGCCCGAGCGGGCCGAAGAGCTCGCGGCCGCCCAGGGGCTGGCCGGCACCTTCCCCTCGTACGAGGCGATGCTGGAGTCGCCGGCGGTCGACGCCGTCGCGATCTTCACCCAGCGCTGGACGCACGGGCCACTGGTGCTCCAGGGCCTGAGCGCCGGCAAGCATGTCTACTCGGCGGTGCCGATGGCGATCAGCACGGAGGAGATCGCGGCGATCATCGGCGCGGTCAGGGCGACCGGGCTGACGTACATGATGGGTGAGACGAGTCAGTACAACCCGGCGACCGTGCACGCCCGCAACCAGATTGCGGAGGGCGCCTTCGGGCGGATCTTCTACGCCGAGGGCGACTACGTCCACGACATGGATCTGGGGTTCTACGAGGCCTACCAGTACAGCGGCGGCGAGAACTGGAAGCAGACGGCGAGCTATCCCCCGCTGCTGTACCCGACGCACTCGGTGGGCGGGGTGCTGGGCGCCTGGCAGACGCACGCGGTGAGCGTGTCGGCGATCGGGGTCGTGGACGGGCGTGGGGACGGGGTGTTCGACAAGGACGTCAGCCAGTTCGGCAACGACTTCTCCAATGCCACCGCCCTGTTCGAGGTGGCGGGCGGCGGGTCGTTCCGCACGAACGAGTTCCGGCGGGTCGGCTACCCCTCGCAGATCCGGGAGTCACGTTTCCGGTTCTTCGGGACGGACGCGAGCATGGAGCAGCTCGCCACGGTGGCGTTCTGGCAGGACAAGAAGGGGGTGAAGGACATCAGTGAGCTGCTTGAGCCGAAGCCCACCCTCGCTCCTGACGACCCCTCACTTCAGCACATAGCGCCGGACCTTCGGGCCGCCTTCACCTCCGGGTCGGCGCCGGTGCACGACCGGTCGCGGCTGCCGCGGGAGTTCGACCATCTGCACAACGGTCACGAGGGCAGCCACCACTTCCTGGTGGACGACTTCGTGACCGCGGTCAACACGCGGACGCTGCCGTCGGTGAACGCCTGGGTGGCGGCCCGCTACACCCTGCCGGGCATCGTCGCGCACGACTCCGCGCGGCAGGGTGGGGTGCGACTGGAGATCCCGGACTTCGGGGACGCGCCCGAGGCGTGA